The sequence CTATTCTTATTCTCTTTCGACTTTGTCCTAAATAAATTCGAAAGCTTAAGAGATAGAGACAGTTTCAATGCGCCACCTATGCAACTGTATCGCCGCCACATTCACCAGTACAAACCTCCAGTTTAGCAATTATTAAGGAACTTTTCAATTGCGTCATCAATATATCTCGAGTTGAACTGTAATGTATCGAGTCAAGAAACTTCCTTTTATCCAATAGTTGAACTAGTATGAATTTCAAAATCCACAGAAGAAAGAATTTTAGCAACGacaaaatattcatgataaaaatGCAGAGATAGTAGAATTTTGAAGACGTCTCTAGTTATAGCTCTACTTTTTTAATTAGCCTCTATTCATTTGGCAGAAACCAAAAATGAAGCTGAGGGGTTGAACTACTTTACAtagtatttgaatataaaaatgagaaagaataaaccaaagagaaacttacaataatcaATGTTTGTGAAAGAATAAAGGACTCcggaatataaaaataataataataataataataataataataataataatgataataataataataataataataataataataataataataataatatcactgaaaATACTTTAAAAAGAAGGGTATATCGCATCTTACCATCTATGAATAAGCAAAAATATGACACGTTTTAGGTAAGACCTCTCTCAGGAGCAACAACAATTAAGACTAATTGATACTCAAGAAACTTGGCAGGAATCGACGGGATCTTGCCACAACATAGCAGAGAAACTATAATTgctaataaagaataaaagataatcaAAAGCCCACAGAGAGTAAACAACCGTCATCGCAAatctatgaataaacaaaaagaatcTAATTAAATGTTCCCGTAAAAGCTCTAGGAATAAGACTACACATGCAGTAGGTAACTTCTCTTCCTTATTACAAATTGAAGAGAAGAGAAAAGAAGTCGTGCATTAGTGGCCTATCAAAGAAAACAAGGGGATAGAGGCACAGGGCCTAATGGCTCGGAGGACCTCTTGGAATGGGGCAATTCCTTACGATGCGTTGTTCCCTAATTGCATCATATAATTTCCAGACAATTGCATCTTAAAAGGAAAAAACATTCCATGTTCTTTTCACGGTACAAGAGTTCTATTttgccatacatacatacatacatacacacacacacatatatatatatatatatatatatatatatatatatatatatatatatatatatatatatatatatatataatatatatatatatgcatacaaacatagtacatacatacacacacaaatatatatatatatatatatatatatatatatatatatatatatgtatatgtatatgtatatgtatatatatatatatgtatatatatatatatgtatatatatatatatatatatatatacatgcgtgtttgtatgtgtgaaaaAGAGATCATACTCTATCTTGGTAGATCTTTGTGTTGAGATTTTTGGAAAAGTTTAACATATTTTAAAAAGTAGCGATCTTAATGAAACTCAAAGTGGGGTTTGAACTGCGAGGTATCAGGTGTTTTAAGATGAATATTTTCCTTTCCATAAATCGCTGAAGAATTAATATTTACAATTGAATACAAAATAGATATAACAATCTCTCTATTTTTTCATCTACAAGTACAACGGAAAAAGTAATCTTGTTAGCGGTTCTTTCTGTTATGTCAAGGAGggttattaatattaaaagttgAGTATACCAGATATGGCAATTGAAATCTACACATGTTTTTCCAATGTATCAGTTATTCCAGTGTCCACTGGGAACATTctcatgtactgtatttatataggaTAATCACCTCGTCGGTGTTcttcatgaaaatctctctctctctctctctctctctctctctctctctctctctctctctctctctctctctctctctctctctctctctctctctctctctctaagaaagacAATGAATGTCAACTTCAGTCACAGTATTTGAGCATATCATCGTAACTGAAATTTTAAAACTTTTCCAAGTCGACGATTCGCCGCAAGGGGGAATCTGTTCGATGTTTGTTTTTATAAGTTGAAATTCAACTATATTATTACCTTCGAGGTTTACTGACGTTCTGTGGCTCTCTGATCGGCAATCCGTGATATGAAAAGTTACTGGATACGATTCTcgattgttttcttattttttttccagagttttatatatatatatatatatatatatatatatatatatatatatatatatatatatatatatatatatatatatatgtatgtgtgtgtgtctgtgtctgtgtgtatgtttattgCGTTTTGAAATAAGATATACTTATCTCATTGGAATTAATCATAATGTTCATTACTATATGTTATATATTGAATATGATGTAACTTAGTAATCGAGCATTATGCCATTCGTTTTGATACCTTTGGAATAAAAGCGCGCAATTCTATTCTCTGATATTTTATTAAGctcatattcgagagagagagagagagagagagagagagagagagagagagagagagagagagagagagagagagagagaatataaatttaGAAAATCCTATTTTTTCCTAAGAAGAATAATTGTTAGATTATCACGTATAAACTTCTTTTTACCAATTTGCAATGAATCTCTTGATTAATGTTTTTCTTGTTATTAGAAATTAAAACCAATCTTTAAAGGCGTTGTATCACTAGAATCCAAAGTCAGTTGTTGTAATGGTAGTAAATACAATCGTCAACAGTGAATTCAGCCATCCTCAGCGAAGAGCAAAATCCTTCCAACTTTTCCCACACCAGTCTCTATGTTTTGCATTTTCCcttaattctatttcatatcttttattaaGAAACTTTTTTACAAAAGTACACTTGAAACACAAATATGTATACGTCATTCTAGGGCATGCTGGGAAACAAGAGAGGTTTGAGCAGCGCACGTGGAGAGGGGGTTAGGAGGGGATAGGCCTGGTGtggttggcgggggggggggggggggggggccgccctCTGGTCGGAGAGCGTGTGCTCTAGAGGTTCTCCTATTTATCTATTAATCagttgtatgttaggaaaaatacaattttcatagtcatatttagtatattatataaattatatttatatccacacacacacacacacacacacacacatatatatatatatatatatatatatatacacttatatatgtacacacacgcccaatttccataactcccataccatctaaagattttgaacgttttctagcaaaacgtcttaggtttgttaaaggtaatcatctgttccctagtttgcaatttgctttTCGTGAGGATttaaagcatgtgatgcccttaagGGACGATATTCCGAGGCAAAATTACTCCTTCCAAACAAACAAATAGTGATTGTCTCCGATTCAAATCACAGAAGAGCAAGAGAGGAAAGAATTGCcgaaaggaaagaaaaggaaatagggaatcaTAGACCGTGAAGCAATCCTCTTAGCAATCGGAAAGGAAAATAAGCGTCTTATTGCTCTTTGTGATTGCTAAGCGTCTTATTGCTCTTTGGTTTTGCGGTATATTTTTTTTCCGAAATTTTCAGTATAAAGTGAAATACTTTTTTATAACTATAAGAAGTATTCTCTTAGTTGCGATAATAGTCTTTGAGCGCGCACACACTTGTGCCTGTCTGTGTTTGTATTTTtctaattaaaaagaaattgaGTTTTGTACCATGAAATTTCGTGTattcaaggtttatatatatatatatatatatatatatatatatatatatatatatatatatacagtatatatatacagtatatatatatatatatatatatatatatatatatatatatatatatatatatactgtatatatatactgtgtatatatatatatatatatatatatatatatatatatacgcacactcatAACTAGAAGTTCCTTTTACGCACCGTTGCCTTGAAAACCTACCCTTACACATCAATTGAAACTGAACAGCGCTAACTATATCAGTATATGCGGCAAATGAATTGAACCGTTTATAATGAGGTATTGTGAACAAGCTGAATTGGGAACAGTGGCATAGTTGTGCTGAGGCGAGAATGACTATCAACTAACTAACAACTTTAATGAAATAGTTATATGACGTTAATCAACCTGAATATGATTTCCGGGTTATTATCCGTTGACagttgtcaataaagaataaagaCTTGATTCTAAAAATTAGGCTACGTGACTAAACAGCttgttatttttaaataattacttAACAAGTAACCAAGACCTCCTTTAAATCAATTCTTAACATTAATAAAATGTTACGGAAGATTTAGACTTGCCTTAATGTAACTGAAGCTGCTCAAAGGACCACGGATCAAGATCTGCAAGGGAAACAAATATCAGCATAATATCTCCCATTTAGTCATGGGTGATTCAGAACGATGATTTAATAAGCATTTCATTATAATGTCTTACTAGCAGTTGCAgaaggacggagagagagagagagagagagagagagagagagagagagagagagagagagagagagagagctccaagtAGTGAGTAAACTATAtcattggcaaaaaaaaattaGGCAAGGATGAAATAATATTCCGTCCTGCAAAACAAGGAGAATGCCATATTTGGAATATAAAACAGAGTAGAACATGGAAATGGCATTACTGCTAATGCATGCCAGTGAAGACCAAAGGAAAGCtgtgaaatgataaaagaaaaatactcaaaatttaataaatttcaaagGGGAGAAAATACATTTTCAACATTGCATTGATCAAACTCTATGTTATGCAATGCGAGTGATCTAACCGAAGAAAATAAAATACTCGCAGCTTTCTATTTTTCACATGGAACAAGACTAAAAGGCTCTAACTAGTAACTAAATCTACTAAAAATAACGGCAGTgcaatattcattataatttacATATCGTAATCTAAAATTTATAAACTATGTATATGTGAGGTAGCTTGATGAAATGCAACGTTTGTAAGGTTATAAACTAAACCAAACTAAATGTATGATTACTCCCAATTATCTAAAGAATGTAAATTCTACGAACAATGATTATAGCAAGAGATGACCAATTAACCTAAGCCATTTTTACTGTTTAACTTCCTCTCGCCCGACTGCTTCTCAAACCATAGACCCCTAAACTCTAAGCAATGATTTCTATGATGTGATTGTTAGTCACCTCGTCCAAGACTGTATTCGTATACTCTGTAACTGTAAGAGAACCTGATTTATCTTATATTTATAAACCCCTCAACCGTTCACTAATCATCAACAGAAGCGCGGAACTTCCCATTTCACAGATCGTAATTAAGAACTTTATGTTATTCATATTACCTCGGCCATTTTTATTTTATCAGAATTAGACTCAATAATTATCCTTGGTAAGTTTAAGTATAAAatacttcctcttatttttttcttgaacATGTTCACCTTTATTCTGAGTGAGATTAAagtataaagtattttatttatgagcacaacgtttttttttcttcagcGTACCTTTTCTTTCGTTTAATTCTCTTTTGGCTGAAAAAAATGAAATGATGGTGTCATTCCCGTGGCGTAAGCTTTGGCAAAAATATATTCGAATTTGTTTCACATGCATACGTAAAATTTAAAATTCACTAAATTTAAGTGAACTGAAAATCAATCGCAACAAAATTCCAACTGACTATCCAATACAACCAAACAATagctatgtaaagaaaaaaaaatccaaagacagACAAAAATCATCACAATTAATTccctcaaaaaagaaagaaaaaaaaaagtcccgaGTCTTCTTATCATCTCTGTTATCCTTAAACTAAAGGGCCGGGTGTTATCGTGATATCACGGAAGTCCCCCAATCTAATTAAGAGCAGCAAATAAGAACGACTCTGATTATGATAACAAACTAAATTTAGAATTGCGGAAGACTGATTCGACTGCCCAATTGAATAGGCAACACAAGGGTTTCGATTAATTTTTTGACGGACTGGCAACGCTAGAGCCCGTGTCCCACATAAGATGACGCAATCGTAAATGAACGAACGACTAAAAATAGATGAGATGGAGATGGACGAAAATGCAAACGATGATGTTctccagttaaaaaaaaagagaaaaaaataacaatagggTTCTCACCaataattgactctctctctctctctctctctctctctctctctctctctctctctctctctctctctctctctcttcgaaaataaGGGGAGATGCAGAAGCTTAGTGATGCATCTATGTGTACCGGATGTTGCTTTTCAATCATGTATAACAAATAGGATTACCTAGGGTTAATTGACAGATCAACTATTTTTCTCTGCTGGGTCTCATACcactatttttatcataattacaaATAAAGGTAAGGAGGAAAAATGTATAATCTAACATTACAATAAGAAAATGATATAATTATCAGTATCAAATTTAACGCAAATTCCTTTCGGTATATTTCGTCACAAcaacgctcccccccccccccaccgaaggtaaaaaaataacatgaaactcGAAAACATAACTAAGGTATTTTGCACAATTGCAATTATCCCTTTTCTCGTTTCTCTTGTGTCCAACACGAACAAAACATACGACTCTGCTCTATCCCAGAATAGTCCAACGGTCAGGTTACTTCACTATTTCTATTTCCCCACTTTCCGTCACTTACTCTGAGACAATTGTTAGGTGTTTGTGGACAGTAAGAAGGAAATGTCATATATTAACTTTGTACTCACAATGTCATGTGTAACGTGTTCTTTACATATGACAGGAAGCACTGCAATGTGATGGATGTAGCTACTGGCAGCATCGGACCTGTGGAAGTGGGATCACCCGGGAGCAATACAGGGCtgctgttaaagaaggtgatgtgTCACATGTGTATTGAAGAAAATCAGAGTCCGGGGGAAACTTGTGTAGTTTCGAGCGCAAACACGGAATATTTTGAGGATGCAGTGGCAATGAGTAATGTGAATACCGAGAGTCTAGATTCATTTGAAGGTGGAGTGTCAAATATCAGTGGTGCTTCTTCAATTGAGGATCCTACGCCAATGGTAATGTCTCCCTCAAATCGTAAACGGAAGGCAAATCGACCACGAGAACCGCAAGACCTCGATTTCGAAATTAGCGATGCCCACATTCCTGAACACTTTTTGCAACGGGACATTACTGTCGGAAAAAGACGGCATTTGATATTTGTCACAGATGATCAACTTAAGTTACGATGTAAAGCGAAGCAATGGTATGCTGATGCTACTTTTAAAATAGTACGCAAACCATTTACACCAGTTCCCCTTTTTTTTGAGCTTATGTCAGGAAAAAGGCGCAGAGACTACAAAAAAGTTCTTTGTGAAATAAGAGAACTGATAGGTGGGCATGCCCTTAAAGTTGAAGAAGTTTTAATTGACTTTGAAGGCAGTGTATGGCGTGCTATTCCCGACATTTTACCAAATGTTACGATCCATGGTTGTGCTTTCCACTGGGGCCAGGCTGTATGGAGGAAAGTGCAAGAATTAGGCCTTCAAAGTTCTTACACAAACGACGTCGGCACTTACAAGTTTTTAAGGCAGTTGTTGTCGCTCCCATATACCCCCCAGGAACATATAGAAGAGCTTTTTATCAGGTTTTATAGGAAAGCTGCAGGGGTGAATGAACTCATAAGCCTTTTAAATTACGTGAAAAAGACGTGGATCAATTCTGCAATATGGCCTCCTCACACGTGGTGCGTCTTCGGTCGGAGCATCAGAACAAATAATGATGTTGAGGGATGGCATAACAGAATAAACTTAAAGGCAAGGAAAGgaaacttaaatttttatttacttttaaagctCCTACATGATGAGGCAAACATAGTTAATTTACAGGTGCGGCTGCTGTCAGAAGGGAAGGTTTTGAGAAAGCAGCAACATAAGTATAATAAACATCACGGCCAACTTGTAAAACTATgggacaaatataataataatgaaagatcggCCAGACAATTACTGAAGGCAGTTTCTCATCATATTGCTGTCTATGTTTCgtaatatgtacattattatttttagaagCTTTTAGCAATgtgctttatttttattattatattatttaacaaAGACTACTCTTTCTATTTTCAAACTGTTTTTACTTACCTCAGAGATTTATTTAGCAATGtgttttactttttatcattatattatttataaagacTACTCTTTCTATCTTCAAACTGTTTTTACTTACCTCGGAGATTTATTTACAAAGTTACTTGGAAAGAGATAAACGAGACTTTTCTCAGGTCTGATCTCGAAAtagaacaaaacataataaaagaaaataacacacaatataatgatataaaatagcTTTAATAAGATAAATTTGGATGTGGGCCGAGTTGGTATATAGAGGGCCGAGCTGGTAGTGGGCCGAGATGACAATGGACCGAGTTGGTAGTCACAATGGGCCGACTTGGCGATGGGACGAGTTGGACTACAATCGTCATGATGGCTGCCCCCAGAGCACACTAGGTGAAAAAGTATAATCGGGAGTTTAAATGATTTTTATACTATTTTtgttatatcaaaagaaaatttgatAGTAGGAAGAcgtcatttttttcttcaaaaggcAAAATTCCATTAAATCCATTTACTACGCCTTATTGCATGAATTCGTGATTATTGTTTCATTTATAGAACAGATTATACTCAATCAATCCTACATCTACAAGATTAATAGTGCGCTTACATTTCATGAAAAAACTTGATATTCAGTTgacttatacacatgtatattgagCTCTGCAATGTGCACGAATAGCCATTGTATATCTCTACCAATATTGACTGAAGATGGTGTGTTAAGGTTTTAAATTCCTAGTAATATTATCATAGCCGTAATTAGATTAATTTTATGTAATATGGTATCAACCTTTGAGAGCACTAATGTTATCTTATCAGTATATAGTCATAGTACATACATAGTATCTGCTGGCGAGGTCTGACTgccataaaactattttttttttcttcttcttctttttgtgtgAATATTTGCATGACATTTTAAAATACTTAGTCATCCAGTCATTTTGGGCTATAATTACGCATGTTATCCTGGGTACATGTATCGTTTGGACATGAGTCTTGTTGTTTACTTCTACCTCAACTTATTGGAGTGCTGTGTTAACACTCCATAACAAGCAATGTCTATTTCCCAGATACTTTTTGCCCCAATGGTGCCTTGATATGTTTTTATAGACTTGGATTTATCATTTGCTCCAGCATTTTAATTATCAAGACTGGCACGTTTACATTTTAGTATTCGTTGATGAGATTCTGACATTTTAATGTTGAATGAATTTCTTATTAATGGcaattcatttttcctttgctctgGTTTATATTGCTCCACTAGACAATTTTCTCCCTAAATTTTAGCCGCTggaatataatttttgtaaatatttcatcctTGTTGTTGGCTATATGCAACTATTTGTTGATACACCGCTAACATTTCCTTAAAAGTGTGGCCCATAACAATTAAGAATTCATGGGGCTCCCATTGGATGATGATATCGACATTACAAAGAAAAGAGAATAGGAAATCTAAAACCTACATTGAATtgtaacaaaatgaaattttataatatcaaattatcTCAATATTAATGAAAACACGATGAAAAGGAGTTATAAATACCTACAGTAATTGTTACGAAGTTGTGTAATTATAACATATTTcctctgagaaatttaagaaacaaatACAAGTATATTCGTTTCATGACTTTTAATCGTATCATTTTTATTCACTGCTACACTAATTTTACCATTGAAAAGCTTCAAACGTTTCAGTTAATATTCAAGGAGACACAAATTCCGAGATCTTGTAAaccaaaggtctttttttttttttttttttttttaacgacatTCCCAATGCTTTCGCTCTCGTTGATAAAAGAGATCAGATCTTTAAGAacttcgaacacacacacacaaatacacacacacacacacacacacatatatatatatatatatatatataatgtatgtgtgcgtACCTCTCGCGTGGTGTCACACAACGAAAACCTACTGATCGTCATGACTAATTTCCATAATCAGCAAAACAATGATCAGAATCATGTTACCAGCAACAAATAATTAGCATGCATTTCAAATCATTAGGCCTCATTAAATGCAATTACCCTAATTAGAACAAACACGTTCAAATCAATTACAAGGTATCACCCAAAATCATTACCACAAAAAATCTTTTGCAAATCCCACTTACTGTTCAGAACTTGAATAAAACGTATGATTATTTGATAGTTTCCCAACAGCACTGAGATATTAAAGATGGTGTATTCAAATTAATAGTAAAAATGCATAGAATGTCAAATCCCCGGTGAGCACAAAGgctaatggataaaaaaaaaaaaaagaagagagagagagagagagagagagagagagagagagagagagagagagagagagagagagagattcagaacaGTTTCGATAGAACACAAGTCTTCATACTCTCGCCCCTGTTTACTTGAGGTTCACCTCTTCATGAACTTTGAACGctattatatattacacatattcaTACTttcctgagctctctctctctctctctctctctctctctctctctctctctctctctctctctctctctctcacacacgcacacacacacacatatatatatatatatatatatatgtatgtatatatatatatagtgtgtgcgtgtgtaatgctCAGAATCttatacacacaaaataaaataagCATACAAATGGACGGAAAACATTGACCCTTCAACAACCATGACTAATTTCTATTAAGTATGACACCTCATTAATGCAAATCCCCTCATTAGTAGGAAAAGGCTCATATTAATTCTGATAACACTTATACAAAGGGCCAATTACTAAgcattataaaaaataatgtattacataaaataattttataaatcgtTCTTTCTATTCAGGACTTACAGTTTCCAAACAGTACTGGGACATTAAAGAGGTTGTATTCAAACCAAATAGCAATAACAACTCCACAGCATCTCATTTCACCGGCGAGCATAAAGGCGAGGGGATAATACGGCAAGCTCACATAAGTTGCTCAACCAATAAGCCAAAAGTCATAGAAGTATTATAGAAATTTTCACAAAGACATGGATACATTTAATATTGTGGGAGATCCACTAAGTTATTTATAATAACTGCTAAAAATAAGCTGCAAATATTGGAAATTTTAGGCGATACAATTATGAAGGTGTAAAATATGTGAAAGATGCATAACTATATTAGTTTATACATTGAGTAGCTTAACTATTTAGAATTAGGATCTTTCCATTAATGGCATGAACCTCATTTTATAACTGTTTAAATGAACGTTATCAGATTGGCTACATAACACACcttgattgaagaaaaaaaaaattattaggttgatcttaaaaaaaaataatcctgaatAATACTGAGATGTGGCAAAATATCACACACATATGGCAggtgtgtatgtaggtgtgtgtgtatgagagagagagagagagagagagagagagagagagagagagagagagagagagagagagctcttttaaTGCTGCTCTGGTCAGCTTCCAATTTTATTTTAACATCTATGACTCCGAGGTATCTTCAGGCATCATGAAGCACTAAAGTGAATACCAAAAAGACAAAAAAGCCTTAGGAACAGCCAGAATATGTGTTAATTTCTATATAGCAATTAATGAAGTACAATGGAGAAATCTAAAAACAATTcatactctccctctctcttttcccaGGTGTAAATGAAGAAAGTGTACAGTATATAAGAGGAAACCCATGGAATACGTGTAGAGATAAATATCACTCGTGAATTATAATTCAGAACTCTAGGGACATACTCGAAGCTTCAGCTAATCTAGATAACTTCTTAGGCAAATTAGCCTAAACGGGTCGAACAAATGGCTAGACAA comes from Palaemon carinicauda isolate YSFRI2023 chromosome 3, ASM3689809v2, whole genome shotgun sequence and encodes:
- the LOC137630741 gene encoding uncharacterized protein — translated: MDVATGSIGPVEVGSPGSNTGLLLKKVMCHMCIEENQSPGETCVVSSANTEYFEDAVAMSNVNTESLDSFEGGVSNISGASSIEDPTPMVMSPSNRKRKANRPREPQDLDFEISDAHIPEHFLQRDITVGKRRHLIFVTDDQLKLRCKAKQWYADATFKIVRKPFTPVPLFFELMSGKRRRDYKKVLCEIRELIGGHALKVEEVLIDFEGSVWRAIPDILPNVTIHGCAFHWGQAVWRKVQELGLQSSYTNDVGTYKFLRQLLSLPYTPQEHIEELFIRFYRKAAGVNELISLLNYVKKTWINSAIWPPHTWCVFGRSIRTNNDVEGWHNRINLKARKGNLNFYLLLKLLHDEANIVNLQVRLLSEGKVLRKQQHKYNKHHGQLVKLWDKYNNNERSARQLLKAVSHHIAVYVS